Proteins encoded in a region of the Homo sapiens chromosome 11 genomic scaffold, GRCh38.p14 alternate locus group ALT_REF_LOCI_1 HSCHR11_1_CTG5 genome:
- the NLRP10 gene encoding NACHT, LRR and PYD domains-containing protein 10 has product MAMAKARKPREALLWALSDLEENDFKKLKFYLRDMTLSEGQPPLARGELEGLIPVDLAELLISKYGEKEAVKVVLKGLKVMNLLELVDQLSHICLHDYREVYREHVRCLEEWQEAGVNGRYNQVLLVAKPSSESPESLACPFPEQELESVTVEALFDSGEKPSLAPSLVVLQGSAGTGKTTLARKMVLDWATGTLYPGRFDYVFYVSCKEVVLLLESKLEQLLFWCCGDNQAPVTEILRQPERLLFILDGFDELQRPFEEKLKKRGLSPKESLLHLLIRRHTLPTCSLLITTRPLALRNLEPLLKQARHVHILGFSEEERARYFSSYFTDEKQADRAFDIVQKNDILYKACQVPGICWVVCSWLQGQMERGKVVLETPRNSTDIFMAYVSTFLPPDDDGGCSELSRHRVLRSLCSLAAEGIQHQRFLFEEAELRKHNLDGPRLAAFLSSNDYQLGLAIKKFYSFRHISFQDFFHAMSYLVKEDQSRLGKESRREVQRLLEVKEQEGNDEMTLTMQFLLDISKKDSFSNLELKFCFRISPCLAQDLKHFKEQMESMKHNRTWDLEFSLYEAKIKNLVKGIQMNNVSFKIKHSNEKKSQSQNLFSVKSSLSHGPKEEQKCPSVHGQKEGKDNIAGTQKEASTGKGRGTEETPKNTYI; this is encoded by the exons ATGGCCATGGCCAAGGCCAGAAAGCCCCGGGAGGCATTGCTCTGGGCCTTGAGTGACCTTGAGGAGAACGATTTCAAGAAGTTAAAGTTCTACTTACGGGATATGACCCTGTCTGAGGGCCAGCCCCCACTGGCCAGAGGGGAGTTGGAGGGCCTGATTCCGGTGGACCTGGCAGAATTACTGATTTCAAAGTATGGAGAAAAGGAGGCTGTGAAAGTTGTCCTCAAGGGCTTGAAGGTCATGAACCTGTTGGAACTTGTGGACCAGCTCAGCCATATTTGTCTGCATG ATTACAGAGAAGTATACCGAGAGCATGTGCGCTGCCTAGAGGAATGGCAGGAAGCAGGAGTCAATGGCAGATACAACCAGGTGCTCCTGGTGGCCAAGCCCAGCTCAGAGAGCCCAGAATCACTTGCCTGCCCCTTCCCGGAGCAGGAGCTGGAGTCTGTCACGGTGGAGGCTCTATTTGATTCAGGGGAAAAGCCCTCACTGGCCCCATCCTTAGTTGTGCTACAGGGGTCGGCTGGCACTGGAAAGACAACTCTCGCCAGAAAAATGGTGTTGGACTGGGCCACCGGTACTCTGTACCCAGGCCGGTTTGATTATGTCTTTTATGTAAGCTGCAAAGAAGTGGTCCTGCTGCTGGAGAGCAAACTGGAGCAGCTCCTTTTCTGGTGCTGCGGGGACAATCAAGCCCCTGTCACAGAGATTCTGAGGCAGCCAGAGCGGCTCCTGTTCATCCTGGATGGCTTTGATGAGCTGCAGAGGCCCTTTGAAGAAAAGTTGAAGAAGAGGGGTTTGAGTCCCAAGGAGAGCCTGCTGCACCTTCTAATTAGGAGACATACACTCCCCACGTGCTCCCTTCTCATCACCACCCGGCCCCTGGCTTTGAGGAATCTGGAGCCCTTGCTGAAACAAGCACGTCATGTCCATATCctaggcttctctgaggaggagAGGGCGAGGTACTTCAGCTCCTATTTCACGGATGAGAAGCAAGCTGACCGTGCCTTCGACATTGTACAGAAAAATGACATTCTCTACAAAGCGTGTCAGGTTCCAGGCATTTGCTGGGTGGTCTGCTCCTGGCTGCAGGGGCAGATGGAGAGAGGCAAAGTTGTCTTAGAGACACCTAGAAACAGCACTGACATCTTCATGGCTTACGTCTCCACCTTTCTGCCGCCCGATGATGATGGGGGCTGCTCCGAGCTTTCCCGGCACAGGGTCCTGAGGAGTCTGTGCTCCCTAGCAGCTGAAGGGATTCAGCACCAGAGGTTCCTATTTGAAGAAGCTGAGCTCAGGAAACATAATTTAGATGGCCCCAGGCTTGCCGCTTTCCTGAGTAGTAACGACTACCAATTGGGACTTGCCATCAAGAAGTTCTACAGCTTCCGCCACATCAGCTTCCAGGACTTTTTTCATGCCATGTCTTACCTGGTGAAAGAGGACCAAAGCCGGCTGGGGAAGGAGTCCCGCAGAGAAGTGCAAAGGCTGCTGGAGGTAAAGGAGCAGGAAGGGAATGATGAGATGACCCTCACTATGCAGTTTTTACTGGACATCTCGAAAAAAGACAGCTTCTCGAACTTGGAGCTCAAGTTCTGCTTCAGAATTTCTCCCTGTTTAGCGCAGGATCTGAAGCATTTTAAAGAACAGATGGAATCTATGAAGCACAACAGGACCTGGGATTTGGAATTCTCCCTGTATGAAGCTAAAATAAAGAATCTGGTAAAAGGTATTCAGATGAACAATGTATCATTCAAGATAAAAcattcaaatgaaaagaaatcacagagccagaatttattttctgtcaAAAGCAGCTTGAGTCATGGACCTAAGGAGGAGCAAAAATGTCCTTCTGTCCATGGACAGAAGGAGGGCAAAGATAATATAGCAGGAACACAAAAGGAAGCTTCTACTGGAAAAGGCAGAGGGACAGAGGAAACACCAAAAAATACTTACATATAA